A genome region from Maylandia zebra isolate NMK-2024a linkage group LG6, Mzebra_GT3a, whole genome shotgun sequence includes the following:
- the rnf150a gene encoding RING finger protein 150a translates to MAPSLIRACRSLALSTWLVSFCFVHLLCLDFTVAEKEEWYTAFVNITYLDPVTSQVRTEKTECGRYGEHSPKKEARGLVLVPALLQDRQGCDPNIRFPPAPPNTPWVALVATGNCTYREKIRNVANHNASAVVIYNVGSTSANDTITMSHSDTGDVVAIMIPERKGREIVALLEQHIMIMLQITIGTRNLQKYVSRTSVVFVSISFIVLMIISLAWLVFYYIQRFRYANARDRNQRRLGDAAKKAMSKLQLRTIKRGDKETESDFDNCAVCIEGYKPNDVVRILPCRHFFHKHCVDPWLQDHRTCPMCKMNILKALGIPFSADCSDEVPPDYEMSVGGPPTNPISGASEITVNESSVVLDPAERGIDLPALHPETESALQAGESRIFASSEHQPPLSSDSDTSIIVGIEVGMSELDLSTEQECDATKSRANQS, encoded by the exons ATGGCACCGTCCCTCATCCGAGCTTGCCGCAGTCTGGCTCTCTCGACGTGGCTGGTGTCGTTTTGCTTCGTCCACTTGCTGTGCCTGGACTTCACGGTTGCAGAGAAGGAGGAGTGGTACACAGCTTTCGTTAACATCACCTACCTGGACCCCGTCACGTCGCAGGTGAGGACGGAGAAAACCGAGTGCGGTCGGTATGGCGAGCACTCCCCTAAGAAAGAAGCTAGAGGTCTGGTCCTGGTGCCGGCCCTCCTGCAGGACAGACAGGGGTGCGACCCAAACATCAGGTTCCCTCCTGCCCCTCCAAACACCCCTTGGGTGGCGTTGGTAGCTACGGGGAATTGCACTTACCGGGAGAAAATCCGTAATGTCGCAAACCACAACGCCTCTGCAGTTGTCATATACAACGTGGGCTCCACTAGCGCCAATGACACCATAACAATGTCCCACTCAG ACACAGGCGATGTTGTGGCCATCATGATCCCGGAGCGTAAAGGCCGTGAAATCGTGGCCTTGCTCGAGCAGCACATCATGATCATGTTGCAGATCACTATAGGAACCCGCAACCTGCAGAAGTACGTGAGCAGAACGTCCGTGGTGTTTGTGTCCATCTCCTTCATCGTCCTCATGATCATCTCCCTCGCCTGGCTTGTCTTCTACTACATCCAGAGGTTCCGCTACGCTAACGCACGAGATCGCAACCAG AGGCGTTTGGGAGATGCTGCCAAAAAAGCCATGAGTAAACTTCAGCTACGCACTATCAAAAGAGGAGACAAG GAAACAGAGTCGGACTTTGACAACTGTGCAGTTTGTATTGAAGGTTATAAGCCTAATGATGTTGTAAGGATATTACCATGCAG ACATTTCTTCCATAAGCACTGTGTAGACCCGTGGCTCCAAGACCACCGAACGTGTCCCATGTGCAAAATGAACATCCTCAAAGCCCTGGGAATCCCA TTTAGCGCGGACTGCTCGGATGAGGTTCCTCCAGACTACGAGATGTCTGTCGGAGGTCCGCCTACCAACCCCATTAGTGGAGCGAGCGAAATCACAGTTAACGAGAGCTCGGTAGTGTTGGATCCAGCAGAAAGAGGAATAGACCTGCCGGCACTCCATCCTGAGACAGAGTCAGCGCTTCAGGCGGGGGAGAGCCGTATCTTTGCCAGCA GTGAGCACCAGCCTCCACTCAGCAGTGATTCAGACACTTCAATCATCGTGGGCATTGAGGTAGGCATGTCGGAATTAGACCTATCCACTGAGCAGGAATGTGATGCCACCAAGTCCAGAGCCAATCAGAGCTGA
- the znf330 gene encoding zinc finger protein 330, whose amino-acid sequence MPKKKTGARKKAENRKEREKQIRANREHVDVAKHPCNSNMECDKCQRKQKNRAFCYFCNSVQKLPVCAQCGKMKCMKSSDCVVKHPGVHSTGMGMVGAVCDFCEAWVCHGRKCLSTHACSCPLTDADCIECERSVWDHGGRIFRCSFCQNFLCEDDQFEHQASCQVLQAETFKCVSCNKLGQHSCLRCKACYCDDHTKSKVFKQEKGKGPPCPKCGHETQETKDLSMSTRTLKFGRQAGADDDDGYYDGASGYDAYWKNAASGGGDQQDDYGEDDYYEEDEYEEDEEEEEEEDEEGEQETASESLAGLKLDGAAA is encoded by the exons ATGCCCAAAAAGAAAACCGGTGCCCGAAAAAAGGCTGAAAATCGGAAAGAGCGAGAGAAGCAAATACGAGCCAACAGGGAACATGTTGACGTGGCCAAACACCCCTGCAACTCCAACATG GAATGTGACAAATGTCAGAG AAAACAGAAGAACAGGGCTTTCTGTTATTTCTGTAACTCGGTGCAGAAGCTGCCTGTCTGCGCGCAGTGTG gTAAAATGAAATGTATGAAGTCATCGGATTGTGTTGTCAAACATCCAGGGGTCCACAGCACTGGAATGGGCATGGTG GGGGCAGTGTGCGACTTCTGTGAAGCTTGGGTGTGCCATGGTCGGAAATGCCTGAGCACTCACGCCTGTTCGTGTCCTTTGACTGATGCCGACTGCATCGAGTGTGAGCGCAGTGTCTGGGATCATG GAGGGCGAATCTTCCGCTGTTCCTTCTGTCAGAACTTCTTATGTGAGGATGATCAGTTTGAGCACCAGGCAAGCTGCCAGGTTCTTCAAGCAGAAACATTCAAAT GTGTTTCCTGTAATAAACTGGGACAACACTCCTGTCTGCGGTGTAAG GCTTGTTACTGTGATGATCACACTAAGAGTAAAGTCTTCAAACAGGAGAAAGGAAAAGGTCCTCCGTGTCCCAAATGTGGTCACGAGACACAGGAGACCAAAGATCTAAGCATGTCAA CGCGCACCTTGAAGTTTGGTCGACAGGCCGGTGCCGACGATGACGACGGTTACTACGACGGTGCGTCCGGGTACGATGCTTACTGGAAGAACGCAGCGTCCGGAGGTGGAGACCAACAAGACGACTACGGAGAAGACGATTACTATGAGGAAGACGAGTatgaggaggacgaggaggaggaggaggaagaagatgaagaggGCGAACAAGAAACTGCGTCCGAGTCGCTGGCTGGTCTTAAATTGGATGGTGCTGCAGCCTAA